The Limisphaerales bacterium genome includes a region encoding these proteins:
- a CDS encoding site-2 protease family protein, giving the protein MFAFFIQNLFEPEKQLFFGCVVVTVIISIVLHELAHGWAAIWQGDDTPRQMGHMTADPMVHMGGFSILMLVLVGMAFGLMPVNPRNFRSRYGDALVSAAGPAMNFLLAFIALTALAIWINTAGGAIEGTARNGQYFLQIFGITNIALGIFNLLPVPPLDGSTVLGNFVPAYKRWLDSLGNPTWMLFIVFMILWNAPYEYNPFGIANNVMDAYLSLFGLGRG; this is encoded by the coding sequence GTGTTTGCGTTCTTCATCCAAAATCTATTCGAGCCCGAGAAGCAACTGTTTTTCGGTTGCGTGGTGGTCACGGTCATCATTTCCATTGTGCTGCACGAGCTGGCCCACGGCTGGGCCGCCATCTGGCAGGGCGACGATACCCCGCGCCAAATGGGCCATATGACAGCGGATCCCATGGTGCACATGGGCGGGTTTTCGATCCTGATGCTCGTACTGGTGGGCATGGCGTTCGGGTTGATGCCGGTGAACCCGCGTAACTTCCGCAGTCGCTATGGCGATGCGCTGGTTTCAGCGGCGGGCCCGGCGATGAATTTTCTATTAGCATTCATCGCCCTCACCGCGCTTGCGATTTGGATAAACACTGCAGGCGGCGCGATTGAAGGCACGGCGCGAAACGGTCAATACTTCCTGCAAATTTTCGGCATCACCAACATTGCCCTTGGCATTTTTAATCTGCTGCCCGTGCCGCCGCTGGATGGCTCGACGGTGCTGGGAAATTTTGTGCCCGCGTACAAGCGCTGGCTCGACTCGTTAGGCAATCCCACTTGGATGCTCTTCATCGTGTTTATGATTCTGTGGAATGCGCCGTATGAATACAATCCCTTCGGCATCGCCAACAATGTGATGGACGCTTATCTGTCATTGTTTGGGCTGGGCCGAGGCTAA
- a CDS encoding malate dehydrogenase, translating to MSKTPIRIAVTGAAGQIGYALLFRIASGQMFGPDQPVALNLIEIEPALPALDGVCMELDDCAFPLLTDIVPTADLNTGFNGVNWSLLVGSVPRKDGMERGDLLGINGKIFTGQGQAINNHAASDTRVLVVGNPCNTNCLIAMNNAPDVPNDRFFAMTRLDENRAKTQLAQKAGVPVTAISNMCIWGNHSATQYPDFTNAQINGAPATDTIADREWLEGEFISTVQKRGAAIIKARGLSSAASAANAIVGSVRSITEPTAKGDFHSVCVCSDGSYDVESGLISSFPCAHRDGSFGIVQDVAIDDFSRAKIDASVNELKEEKTMVANLLNSH from the coding sequence ATGAGCAAAACTCCTATTCGAATTGCGGTGACCGGTGCGGCCGGTCAAATTGGTTATGCACTTTTATTCCGGATTGCTTCGGGCCAAATGTTTGGGCCGGATCAACCGGTGGCGCTGAACCTCATTGAGATCGAACCCGCCCTGCCCGCGCTGGACGGCGTGTGTATGGAGCTGGACGATTGCGCCTTTCCACTGCTCACCGACATCGTGCCCACCGCGGATTTGAACACCGGCTTCAACGGCGTCAACTGGTCGCTTCTCGTCGGCAGTGTTCCGCGCAAGGACGGCATGGAACGCGGCGATTTGCTGGGCATCAACGGCAAAATTTTCACCGGCCAAGGTCAGGCCATCAACAACCACGCCGCAAGCGACACACGCGTGTTGGTCGTCGGCAATCCGTGCAACACCAACTGCCTGATCGCCATGAACAACGCGCCGGACGTGCCCAACGACCGCTTCTTTGCCATGACGCGCCTGGACGAAAACCGCGCCAAAACGCAGCTCGCCCAAAAAGCCGGTGTGCCGGTCACCGCCATTTCTAATATGTGCATTTGGGGCAACCACTCGGCGACGCAGTATCCGGATTTTACTAACGCGCAAATCAACGGCGCACCCGCCACCGACACCATCGCCGATCGCGAATGGCTCGAAGGTGAGTTCATCAGCACCGTCCAAAAGCGCGGCGCGGCGATCATCAAAGCCCGTGGCCTCTCGAGCGCCGCCAGTGCGGCCAATGCGATTGTGGGCAGCGTGCGCTCCATCACCGAGCCTACTGCCAAAGGTGATTTCCACAGCGTCTGTGTTTGCTCCGATGGCAGCTACGATGTGGAATCCGGATTGATTTCCTCTTTCCCCTGCGCCCATCGCGACGGCTCATTTGGGATTGTGCAGGATGTCGCCATCGACGATTTCAGCCGCGCCAAAATCGATGCTTCAGTGAATGAACTGAAGGAAGAGAAAACGATGGTGGCCAATCTATTGAATTCACACTGA
- the deoC gene encoding deoxyribose-phosphate aldolase, giving the protein MSDLAQFIDHTLLKPDATRAQIETLCAEAAEHHFSTVCVNGSRVELAYSLLEDSDVQVATVVGFPLGATEADVKRYETEAAIDAGAGEIDMVMNVGRFKDGDHDFIVREIRDVVEAADDRVVKVILETCLLSDDEIVQACKLAVQAQAHFVKTSTGFGSAGATLEHVQLMRETVGQFAGVKAAGGIRNAADARAMIEAGATRLGTSGGVAIVGDTENPNGY; this is encoded by the coding sequence ATGTCCGACCTCGCCCAATTTATTGACCACACGCTGCTGAAGCCTGACGCCACTCGGGCGCAGATTGAAACTTTGTGCGCCGAAGCCGCCGAGCATCATTTTTCCACCGTGTGCGTGAATGGCAGTCGGGTGGAATTGGCATATTCGTTGCTGGAGGATAGCGACGTGCAGGTAGCCACGGTGGTGGGGTTTCCGCTGGGGGCGACGGAGGCGGATGTGAAGCGCTACGAAACCGAAGCAGCGATTGACGCGGGCGCGGGTGAGATTGATATGGTGATGAACGTGGGCCGCTTCAAGGATGGCGACCACGATTTTATCGTGCGCGAGATTCGCGATGTCGTGGAAGCGGCGGATGACCGCGTGGTGAAAGTAATCCTGGAAACGTGCCTGCTTTCTGATGACGAAATCGTGCAAGCGTGCAAACTGGCTGTCCAAGCACAGGCGCATTTTGTGAAAACCTCCACCGGCTTCGGCAGCGCGGGCGCGACGCTGGAACACGTGCAGCTGATGCGCGAGACGGTGGGCCAATTCGCCGGCGTGAAAGCCGCCGGCGGCATTCGCAATGCCGCCGATGCGCGTGCGATGATCGAGGCCGGCGCCACGCGATTGGGCACCTCCGGCGGTGTGGCGATTGTGGGCGACACGGAAAACCCTAACGGGTATTAA